The Cellulomonas oligotrophica sequence CGCCGGCGACGTCCGTCGGCGTCGACCAGGACACGGTCGCCGAGCCGCTGCCGCGCGTGGCCTGCACGTCGAGCGGCGGGGACGGCACGCGCGTCGCGAAGCGCATCTCGACCGTGCCCTTGGAGCTGCTGCGGAACCCGCCGAGGCCGATCTGGTAGGTCGTGCCGCCCTGGAGGTTGACGGTGAGCGACGCGTCCAGGCCGTAGAAGTCGTCGTTCTGCGCCAGCTGGCTGCCTCCGGACCACACCTCGAGCGTGTTGTCCCACCCGGACGGGCTCACCGACGTCGCACGGATGAAGACGCGCACGTCCTCCGCGGGCGTCCACGAGTACCAGGTGACGTTGTACCAGCTCTGGCCGTCGGTGCCCGCGGAGGACGTCACCCCGGCGTTGCTGGCCGTGAAGGACGAGTCGAGGTCAGCGACCGGCAGGGGCACCGCGGTGCCGCGGCTCGTCCCGCCGGCCGTGGACGCGTGCGCCGCCGTCGGCACGAGCGCGGCCAGGACCGCGAGCACGACGACCGCGACGGCACCGGTGAGACGACGGAGAGCCCCGGCGCGGGCGCGCGGGGCGGCGGACGGGCGTGGTTCGGCGGGCATGCGGGCACTCCTGTCAGAAATGGGCGTCCGCGCCACATCGGCACGCGCCTGCCCTGGTGGAGCGGTTCCACGGGACTTTCGCCCCAGGCAACCTGGCACCTGGGTGCTGGCACCTGTGCCCGCCCCTGGCGCGCCGTCGCACCGGGCCCCCGCGCCCCGTCGGCACCCCCGGCGTAGCGTGGACGGCGTGAGCGGCCACGACCCGTCCTTCCTCGGCCCGACGGTCCCGCTGCCCGTCGCGCCCGACCCCGTCCGCACGCTGACGTCGACGCACTTCACCGTGCTGCTGCACCCCGTGCGCCGGCTCGCGGCCGCCACGGTCGTCGACGTCGACGGCACGGCCCTGCGCGACGTCCCCCGGTCCGACGACTGGTTCCTCGACCCCCGCGTCCCCGCGCACGAGCAGGCCGGCCCCGAGCTGTACGCGCGCAACGACCTCGACCGCGGCCACCTCGTGCGCCGCCGCGACCCCGTGTGGGGCGAGCCCGGCGTCGCCGCCCAGGCCGAGCGCGAGACGTTCGCGTACCCGAACGCCGCCCCGCAGGCGTCCGGGTTCAACCAGGGCGCCGCGCTGTGGCTGGGCCTGGAGGACCACGTGCTCGAGCACGCACGCGCCCAGCGGCTGCGCCTGGTCGTGCTCACCGGCCCCGTGCTCGCCGGCGACGACCCCGTCTACCGGGGCGTGGGCATCCCGCGGCTGTACTGGAAGGTCGTCGCGTGGGCCGTCGACGCCGGCCGGGCCCTCGCCGCCACGGCGTTCGTGCTCGACCAGTCCCCGCAGCTCGACGACGACGCGCTCGCCGTCGCCCTGGTGGCGGCCGCCGCGGCCGACGCTCCCCCGCCGCTCGGCCCGTTCCGCACGTTCCAGGTCCCGGTCGACGACGTCGCCGACCTCACCGGCCTCGACCTCGGCCCGCTGCCCGCCGCCGACGTCCTGCCGGCCGTCACGGCGCAGACAGCACCGGGCTGGACGCAGCTCGCCCGCCCCGAGGACGTCCGGCTGCACCGCCCCTGACGACGGCGCACCATGGGGGCATGAGCACCGGACCGACCGACTGGGTCAGCGGCGAGCGCGTCTTCGGGCCCCCGAACGGCACGCTCGACGTCGACTGGCTCGTCCCCGCCGTCCTCGCGGACGTCCCCACCGCGACGCCCGCCGACGCCCGTGAGGCCCTCCGGCAGGCGTGGGCGGCCGCCCGCGACGGCTCGCCCGCCCCGACCCCGACCACCCCGCTGGGCACGCGCGCCGACGCCGTCCTCCGCGAGGCCACCGCCCAGTACCTGCGCTGAGCGCGGGCGCTCCCGCCCGCTCAGACCGTCAGCGCGTCACCCGTCAGGCGCTCGTAGGCCTCGAGGTAGCGGGCTCGGGTGCGCTCGACCACGTCGGCCGGCAGCGGGGGCGGCGGCGTGTCGGACGCGCGGTCCCAGCCCGACGCGGACGACGTCAGCCAGTCCCGCACGAACTGCTTGTCGAAGCTCGGCTGCGCCCGGCCAGGCTGCCACGCATCCGCGGGCCAGAACCGCGAGGAGTCGGGCGTGAGGACCTCGTCGCCGAGCGTGACCGCACCCGTGGTCGGGTCGACGCCGAACTCCAGCTTGGTGTCGGCGAGGATCACGCCGCGCCCGCGGGCGACGGCCTCGGCGCGCGCGTACACCGCGAGCGTCAGGTCGCGCAGCGTCGTCGCGGCGTCCTCGCCGAGCTGCTCGACGACCACGGCGAACGGCACGTTCTCGTCGTGCTCCCCGACCACCGCCTTGGTGGCGGGCGTGAACACCGGCTCGGGCAGGCGCGAGCCGTCCTCGAGCCCGGCGGGCAGCGGGATGCCGGTGACCTGGCCGGACGCGCGGTACTCGACCAGCCCGGAGCCGGTGAGGTAGCCGCGGACGACGCACTCGACGGGGTACATCTCCAGGCGCCGGCACACCATGGCACGCCCCGCGACCGCCTCGGGCACGTCGGTGCTGACCACGTGGTTCGGCACCAGGTCCGCGAGCTGCGCGAACCACCACAGGCTCAGCTGCGTCAGGACGACGCCCTTGCCGGGGATGCCCGGGGACAGCACGTGGTCGTAGGCGGACACCCGGTCGGTGGCGACGACGAGGACGACGTCCCCGTGCCGCTCGCGCAGGGCCGCGCCCGCGGCGGTGGCGTCGGGCTCGTACAGGTCGCGCACCTTGCCGGAGTAGACGTGGCGCCAGCCGGGCAGGGCAGGGGTCGTGTCGGTCACGGAGCACAGTGTGGCGCGAGCGGACCGCTGCGGGGCAACCGTCCGTCGCCGCGCCGTCCCGCGTCCCGGGTCGTCACCAGGTGCGGTGGGTCCACCGCCCGGCCAGCATCGTGCCCGCCACGGGCAGGCCGCGGACCGTGCCCGTGGCGGCCAGCCGGTCCGCGGGGTGCTCGTCGAGGACGGCGAGGTCCGCCGGCCCGCCCGCGCGCAGGGCCAGCGGGACGTCGTCGACCGATGCGGCGAGCGCCACGTCGAGGTCGATGCGCTGCTCGGGGTGCCACGGCTCGCGGCCGTCACGCGTGCGGGTCACGGCCGCGTCGACCGCCGCCCAGGGGTCGAGCGGCGCGACGGGCGCGTCGGACCCCAGCGACAGTCGCACCCCGGCGGCGTGCAGCGCACCGAACGCGAACGCCCGCGCCGTGCGCCCCGCCCAGTGCCGGTCGGCGACGTCCCGGTCGTCCATGGCGTGCTCGGGCTGCACGCTGGCGACCACGCCGAGCGCGGCGAACCGGGCGACGTCCGACCACCGCAGCAGCTGCGCGTGCTCGATCGTGCCGCGCGCACCCGTGGCGGCGAACGCGTCGAGCGCGAGGGTGTTGGCCGCGTCGCCGATGGCGTGGATCGCGCAGGTCAGCCCGTGCTCCGTCACGCGCGCCATGAGCGGTACGAGCTCCTCGGGCGGCACCGACAGCACGCCGCAGGCCCCGGCGCCGGTGCTGCCCGGGTACGGGTCGTGGCAGTAGGCGGTGCGGGTGTTGAGGGAGCCGTCGGTGATCACCTTGAGCGGGCCCTGCGTGACCAGGCCAGCGTCGTCGAGCCGGTCGCCGGTGCGCAGCCCCTCGGCCAGCACGCGGTCCAGGTGCTGCTCCCAGACGCCGGCCCGCACGCGCACGGGCTGGTCGGGGCGCGCCCGGCGCCGCCACGCCTCGACGTTGTCGGCGACCTCGAGGTCGAGCACGCCCACGACGCCCAGCGTGGCGACGTGCGCGAGCCCGTCGGCGACCATCGCGTCGGTCACGTCGGGAGCCACCGCGTCGACCACGCCCATGCGCCCGATCCACTCGGACTCGCGCAGCACGCCCGTGGGGTGCTCGTGGACGCCGAGGAACCGCAGGCCGGCGGTCGACAGCCACGCGCAGTGCAGGTCGCCGGAGACGAGCACGACGGGCACGTCGCCCGCGACGGCGTCGAGCAGCGCGGCGGTCGGCACGTCGGGCCACAGGCCGTCGCGGAAGCCGTGCCCGACCAGGGCGGTGCCCGGGGCGGGCGGGGCCGCGGCGACGCGCTCGCGGACGAGCGCGACGACGTGGGCGGCGGACGTGGCGGCGGACAGGTCGAGCCGCGCGCGGGCCAGCGCCCACTGGGTCAGGTGCGTGTGCTGGTCCCACAGACCGGGGACGACCCACCGGCCGTCGAGGTCGACGACGTCGACGCCCGGCCCGCCCGCGAGCGCGCCGTGGGGTGCGACCTGCGCGAGGGCACCGTCGCAGACGAGCAGGTCGACCGGGGTCGCGTCGCCGTGGCGGCGGGCGGCGCGCAGCAGGGTCGTGCCGGTCACCGGGTCTCCTCGGGCGTGCGGTCCGGGCGGGCGGCCCGGTCGTGGTCGAGCTCGGCCTGCACGGCGTCGGCGAGCGCGGGCCGGGCGTAGACGGGGTCGGTGCGCAGCGCGGCGACGACGCGCTCGCGCACGGCGTCGGGCTTGTCCTGCGAGAGCTTGGCCTTGCCCTGCCAGCGCTGCACGTGCAGGCGCAGGCCGCAGGTGCCGCGGGCGATGCGGTGGGCGTAGTCGGCGACGTCGTCCATGCGGACGGGGGCGGGCACGGCGTCCTCGAACCGGTCGACGGTGTCGGACAGCACGCCGAGGGTCGTCGTGGCGTCGAGCAGTTCGACGCGGGCCCACAGGTGCACGGCGACGTAGTTCCACGTCGGCACGGCGGGCGTGAACCCGTACCAGCTGGGCGAGACGTACCCGTAGGGGCCCTCGACGACGAGCAGGACGTCGTCGCCGTCGGCGAGCTCGTGCAGGCGGTCGTCGGGCCGCCCCAGGTGGGTGACCAGGGTGAACGGGTCCTCGTCGGCGGGGTCGCCCTCGAGCAGCACGGGGACGTGGGACGCGACGGGGCCGCGCGAGGTGGTGCTGACGAGCAGCGCCCACGGCTGGTCGTGCACGACCTGGCGGGCGCGGTGCACGTCGTCGAACGCGTACTCGGGGGTGTCGATCATCCGGTCCTCGCGGGGGTGGGGCGGGTCGGGGCTCATCGAAGCACGCGGCACCGGGGGCGGTGTGTCACCGGCGCGTTAAAGTTTCATTTCCTACTGAACTTTCCGCGAGTTCCGTATTGACGCGATGCGCGGCCGCGGGTCGACTGGCACCACCTCACCCCGTCGGACGCGACGAGGCCGGTCACCCCGGCCCACCGCACGCCCGCCCGCACCACCTCCCCCAGCACCCCGCACCGCGCCGACGCCCTCCCCTGCCGTCGGCGCGGCCTCACGACGGAGGACGACCCCGTGAGACCCACCCTGCGCATCACCGCCGGCGTCATCGCCGCAGCGCTCACCCTCACCGCCTGCGGCGGCGGCGAGACCGCCTCGACCGACGCCCCCACCACCGGCGGCGCCATCAGCGTCGGCGTCACCGACCCCGGCCAGCTCATCCCCGGCCGCCAGACCGTCGCCTACGACTTCGCGATGGCCGTCTGGGCGCCCCTGACGTACATCGACGACGAGTCGACCCTCACCTACGTGCAGGCCGAGTCGATCGAGTCGGACGACGCGACGACCTGGACCATCACGCTCAAGGACGGCTGGACGTTCCACGACGGGACCCCCGTCACCGCGCAGAGCTACGTCGACGCCTGGAACACGGTCGCCTACGGCCCGAACGCGTTCGAGAACAGCGGCCAGCTGGCCAACGTCGTCGGCTACACGGACCTCAACCCCGCCGAGGGCGAGCCGGAGACCACCGAGATGTCGGGCCTGACCGTGGTCGACGACCTGACCTTCACGGTCGAGCTGGTGGGCCCCGACAGCCAGTTCCCGATGCAGGTCTCGCAGGCGCAGACCGCGATGTTCCCGATGCCCGAGGGCGCGGCCGACGACCTCGAGGCCTACAACACGCACCCCGTGGGCAACGGCGCGTTCGCGCTGACGGAGGACTACGCCGAGGGCGAGCCCCTGGTGGTCACCGCGTACGAGGACTACCAGGGCGAGGCGCCGACGGTCTCGGAGATCTCCTTCGTCCCGTACACCGACACCGCGACCGCGTACACCGACGTCCTGGCCGGCAACCTCGACATCGCGAGCCTGCCCGCCGACAAGATGACCCAGGCCGCCACCGACTTCGGCGACCGCGTCTACTCGTTCGAGGCCCCCGGCATCTCGTTCCTCGGCCTGCCGCTGCAGGACGAGCGCTACCAGGACGTGCGGGTGCGCCAGGCCCTGTCCATGGCCATCGACCGCGAGACCATCAACGACGTCATCTACGGCGGCCTGTACACCCCGGCCACCGCCTGGACCCCGGCGATCGAGCCCGGCACCCCCGAGGGCATCTGCGGCGAGTACTGCGAGTACGACCCCGACGCCGCGAAGGCCCTGCTCGACGAGGCCGGCGG is a genomic window containing:
- a CDS encoding DNA/RNA non-specific endonuclease is translated as MSGHDPSFLGPTVPLPVAPDPVRTLTSTHFTVLLHPVRRLAAATVVDVDGTALRDVPRSDDWFLDPRVPAHEQAGPELYARNDLDRGHLVRRRDPVWGEPGVAAQAERETFAYPNAAPQASGFNQGAALWLGLEDHVLEHARAQRLRLVVLTGPVLAGDDPVYRGVGIPRLYWKVVAWAVDAGRALAATAFVLDQSPQLDDDALAVALVAAAAADAPPPLGPFRTFQVPVDDVADLTGLDLGPLPAADVLPAVTAQTAPGWTQLARPEDVRLHRP
- a CDS encoding amidohydrolase, producing MTGTTLLRAARRHGDATPVDLLVCDGALAQVAPHGALAGGPGVDVVDLDGRWVVPGLWDQHTHLTQWALARARLDLSAATSAAHVVALVRERVAAAPPAPGTALVGHGFRDGLWPDVPTAALLDAVAGDVPVVLVSGDLHCAWLSTAGLRFLGVHEHPTGVLRESEWIGRMGVVDAVAPDVTDAMVADGLAHVATLGVVGVLDLEVADNVEAWRRRARPDQPVRVRAGVWEQHLDRVLAEGLRTGDRLDDAGLVTQGPLKVITDGSLNTRTAYCHDPYPGSTGAGACGVLSVPPEELVPLMARVTEHGLTCAIHAIGDAANTLALDAFAATGARGTIEHAQLLRWSDVARFAALGVVASVQPEHAMDDRDVADRHWAGRTARAFAFGALHAAGVRLSLGSDAPVAPLDPWAAVDAAVTRTRDGREPWHPEQRIDLDVALAASVDDVPLALRAGGPADLAVLDEHPADRLAATGTVRGLPVAGTMLAGRWTHRTW
- a CDS encoding phosphoribosylaminoimidazolesuccinocarboxamide synthase, whose product is MCSVTDTTPALPGWRHVYSGKVRDLYEPDATAAGAALRERHGDVVLVVATDRVSAYDHVLSPGIPGKGVVLTQLSLWWFAQLADLVPNHVVSTDVPEAVAGRAMVCRRLEMYPVECVVRGYLTGSGLVEYRASGQVTGIPLPAGLEDGSRLPEPVFTPATKAVVGEHDENVPFAVVVEQLGEDAATTLRDLTLAVYARAEAVARGRGVILADTKLEFGVDPTTGAVTLGDEVLTPDSSRFWPADAWQPGRAQPSFDKQFVRDWLTSSASGWDRASDTPPPPLPADVVERTRARYLEAYERLTGDALTV
- a CDS encoding FMN-binding negative transcriptional regulator, translated to MSPDPPHPREDRMIDTPEYAFDDVHRARQVVHDQPWALLVSTTSRGPVASHVPVLLEGDPADEDPFTLVTHLGRPDDRLHELADGDDVLLVVEGPYGYVSPSWYGFTPAVPTWNYVAVHLWARVELLDATTTLGVLSDTVDRFEDAVPAPVRMDDVADYAHRIARGTCGLRLHVQRWQGKAKLSQDKPDAVRERVVAALRTDPVYARPALADAVQAELDHDRAARPDRTPEETR
- a CDS encoding peptide ABC transporter substrate-binding protein, which gives rise to MRPTLRITAGVIAAALTLTACGGGETASTDAPTTGGAISVGVTDPGQLIPGRQTVAYDFAMAVWAPLTYIDDESTLTYVQAESIESDDATTWTITLKDGWTFHDGTPVTAQSYVDAWNTVAYGPNAFENSGQLANVVGYTDLNPAEGEPETTEMSGLTVVDDLTFTVELVGPDSQFPMQVSQAQTAMFPMPEGAADDLEAYNTHPVGNGAFALTEDYAEGEPLVVTAYEDYQGEAPTVSEISFVPYTDTATAYTDVLAGNLDIASLPADKMTQAATDFGDRVYSFEAPGISFLGLPLQDERYQDVRVRQALSMAIDRETINDVIYGGLYTPATAWTPAIEPGTPEGICGEYCEYDPDAAKALLDEAGGFDGDMEIYYPGGVGLDELYKAIANNIRQNLGIEAVATPSTDWAEFYETRLAGEAPGPFFSRWGALYPSQQNTLRVFFVENGGCTNCIPWYDPEVADLIAEADATVDADGAAEGYAKVQERIQEEFPAPPLFWEAYSYVVSERVAELKTSAAGNPDFAQTVLAEGA